The Streptobacillus felis genome includes the window CTTTATTGCCTAAATACAGAGGAGCTGCCCCTATACATGCAGCTATATTAAATGGTGATGAAAAAACTGGAGTTTCAATAATGTACATAGATGAAAAACTTGATGAAGGTGATGTAATCTGTACTTTAGAAACTGAAATTAAAAAAGAAGATAATTTAGGTACTTTACATGATAGATTAAAAGTTTTAGGTGCAGAGGGTGTAAAACAAGCAGTTGAAATGATGAAAAATGGAACAGTTAAAGCTACAAAACAAGATCATAGTTTAGCAACATTTGTTAAACCAATAAAAAAAGAAGAAACTAAGGTAGATTTTAGCAAAGATAGTTTAAGTATATTTAATAAAATAAGAGGATTAAATCCATTCCCAGAGGCTTATACAACTTTAAATGGTAAGGTGTTAAAACTATATGCTTCAGATATTACTCAATATATTGGAGATGAAGAACCAGGTACTGTAATTGATTTAACTAAAGAAGGAATAGTAGTAAAAACGGGAGATGGTGCAATAATAATAAAAGAATTGAAATTAGAAGGTAAAAAGAAACAAAGTTCATTAGATTTTATTAATGGAAGACAAATAAATAAATTAGATGTGTTGAAATAAGAAGGAGGAATATTAATGACAAAAAAATACAGTCCCAAAGATGTTTCAGGACGTATAGTAGCAAGACTTGCCCTTTATTTGGGTATATTAAAAGACTTAGAAAAGGTACAACCAGAAATTAATTCTATTGAATTAGCACAAAGAATGAATACTACTGCTGTACAAGTAAGAAAAGACTTATCTACTTTCGGTGAATTTGGAGTAAGAGGTAAAGGATATAGTGTTAGTGCATTAATTAGAGAAATAGAATCTATTTTAGGAATAGATAAAGAAAATGAAGTTATATTAATTGGTTATGGACATGTTGGTAAAATGATAGCTTGTAATACTAATGTTTTAGGCAAGGGATTTAAATTAACTGCAGTTTTTGATAAAGATTCAAGAAAGATAGG containing:
- a CDS encoding redox-sensing transcriptional repressor Rex, with the translated sequence MTKKYSPKDVSGRIVARLALYLGILKDLEKVQPEINSIELAQRMNTTAVQVRKDLSTFGEFGVRGKGYSVSALIREIESILGIDKENEVILIGYGHVGKMIACNTNVLGKGFKLTAVFDKDSRKIGKEIPNLNIKVSDASKCLEYIEKNKVHTVILAINAEYAQVVANQLIHSGVEAILNMTASKLELNSNTAVVNADISAKLKELNFWRINPELRGGINFD
- the fmt gene encoding methionyl-tRNA formyltransferase, which codes for MRTIFMGTPDFALDTLKYIHENTDLLAVFTKVDKVNARGNKIIFSPVKQYALDNNIEIVQPKSLRTDDVYELLKEYNADLIIVVAYGMIIPKNIIDLPKYGIINVHSSLLPKYRGAAPIHAAILNGDEKTGVSIMYIDEKLDEGDVICTLETEIKKEDNLGTLHDRLKVLGAEGVKQAVEMMKNGTVKATKQDHSLATFVKPIKKEETKVDFSKDSLSIFNKIRGLNPFPEAYTTLNGKVLKLYASDITQYIGDEEPGTVIDLTKEGIVVKTGDGAIIIKELKLEGKKKQSSLDFINGRQINKLDVLK